In Calypte anna isolate BGI_N300 chromosome 5, bCalAnn1_v1.p, whole genome shotgun sequence, the sequence TTAAGAGCTTAAACTTAGTAGCTTAATTGTAGTATATATCAGTAAAGCAAAGCCAAATTAAGAAAACCACTCAGTCTAATTCAGGAATTCTTTATTGTATCATCAAACTAATTATGAGAACATGGAGTTAAACATCCAACAGGCCTCAGAGGTTGTGGTTAGGCTTATCAGTCCTCTCCTATCAAGTGGATAACAAAGACAATAGAGGGGCTTTGCtaccaattatttttaatagcagtaAGGCCCtgattgacttttttttttctattaagaaACTTTTAAACAAACTGAATGTCAGACCACCCATCCTTCTAAGTGcccaaaatataaaataattccaTAAAAGTTAATTTGCTGGTTTGTAAACTGTTGTCAATATACATAAGGCTGGTGTGGGATACTAATACCTTGTCAGTGGCTTAAAGATGTTCACAACATGCTTGTCATTAAGCATGGATACACACAAGAGCTAAAAACAGTTACtggacaaaaaaaccaaattttgGGATAAGGCTTACCAGAGAATTTTAAAGTCACTGCCCATTACCTCATCAGTTTGAGCCACTTGTCCATCCACCAGGGGCTCTAACTCTGCAGTGGGGGGAGCTGACATGatactgtaaagaaaatttatAAAGAAGAACATGAAGTCTAACCAGTCTCATGCATGTTGTTAACAGTCAGTCTGGTTTGTTGGAAAATCAAATGCTTCATTCAAAAAATTTTCAGGGCATAAGATGCTAAGTGACTAGGTAACTCTAAGGAAGTGGTACTTGCAAGCTGTTCCAAGTTTAAACCTAAACCATAAAACACTTGTTTCAAACAGTTCCTTCAGTGGAATTAAACCCACAAATATTAGCATAGAATAACTCTTCAGACTGGTATCATTTTCAGCACCCAGACAGTTACATTGTTAAGGGTTTTATAAAACCCTTTAAAAACAGAGGGATGTgcagaaaacttttctttataAGTATCCACAATATTCCTGCAGCTTAGTTCTGCTGGCAGAGAAAACCCAACCAGGAAGCCCACAATAGCCATCAAATATCACTGCTTCACTACTCACCTTCTGAGGGCTGTGAGCTGAAAATTTTCAATGCAATATTGTATGAAGTTCTTCAGATCAGTCTTGCTGATTCCACCAATGGGGTTGATATCAGCACTGGAGCAATCATACTTTGTCAAATACCCTCGGAGACTGAGCAAGAGGAAATTTTATATAGGAGTAGTAAAGAAGGGtgtaatattattataataCATTATAGTTTATACTACCTAGAACATACGTGTTGTAtaaagacagagagaaacagaCTGCATATTGTTAACAAATTTATAAGTAATGAGCAAACAGGTGTAGAGCTGCAACAGGGTTATCCTAAAGCCATGAAATggccaggaggaaaaggagattttACAGATTTATGAAGCACTTCAAAACTGCCCATGTTAACATAATAtagctggtgaaaaaaaaattagaatactGTCCTGActaattagaaaaacaaactccaaaatATCCATAGAATCAGCACACATGAATCTCCCAGCTTTTGAATTTAACAATCCCATGGTCTTTTGGGGATTGCTTTAATCTTCATATAGCCAGCTCTAACAACAGGActccagatttttaaaactattttcctattttatttttgttttccaactTCAAGTTCAACTCAACTCCTATTACAGTAATGGAAAATGCAACAGATAACGGATTAAAAAGTTAACCTGGCCACTGAAACAGCAGCTTAATGGAAAACTGTGGCAATACTTTGGCtaaacttctgaaaaacacaggattttcctttcagatcaattaaaaaaattcaaaaaacaGCATGGTGAACAGGAGCAGGTGAACAGGAACGGGGCACAACAGTTAGCAAGGCagttcctgcaggcagggcaagcaggaggggcAAGCAAGCAGGTGTGGCAAGTGGACGGGGCAAGTGGGTGGGGCAAGCAGGAgaggcacagccacctcccagctctcttgaaggagcaatggtctcccaaaaagcaaaagctgttgCTGTTAAGACACAGGGTGTGTGCACACAGACAGAACccctgaagagggacagcaagagggacgtagctgttcaggcctctggctgtgtaGAGTGTCTGAGCCTGGTGTTAGCACCAGAGGGcagtgtgagtggggtctgtggGCGATGCCAGCAGGTGAATgacttgctgtgcctggtggACATCTGGGACACGGTGATCACAAAATAATAGAGTTTCCAAcactcagggatgcaaggagggccaTCCCTGGAGAAATTTgaagagattggatgtggcactcagtgccatggtctggtaaccgtggcagtagtggatcaaggacttgatgatctcagaggtcccttccaacccagccaattctatgattctatgattctaactaCTTCTATTACTTTCACTGCTACCAGTATTATCTTTGCCAAATCCCAGTGCAGATCATTATTCAGAAGAGGTAACAAACTGAGCTGTAAGGAAATGCAGCAACCTCTCCCCAGTTCACCTGGTTTTACATTCCTAACTTTCACCAACCTTTCATCCACATTGGCTGATCCTAGCACCAGAAGTCCCCCTGGCATCCCTTGGGTCCAAAGTGTCAGCTGAGCAAACAAGTAGGCAAGGACCATTCTTACTCTAGcctggaaagcaaaatgaaaaataaagcaaaattacaaagcagaataatttaCCAATGAAAATGCTTAATGAGAAATGTGAACTTGAGCAGCATTTTATAAGCCTactggaaattaaatatattctgattaaaaaaaaaaattaataattattttctaccTTCTTAAATGGAGGACATGCAGGAATTGTAATGAGAAAGCTTGACATCTCACACAGAGCCTTTAAAGGCTGCTGACATTCATCAGAGGGAAGTCTAGTATACATCAGCAATACTTTTGAGTCTTGACCTGCCACAACCCTACTGGACTAAGACCTATCTATTAGAATATTTTGCTGCTCATCTTCCTGACCTGGCACCCTTCTGTTGGGATACTTTTCTAAACACAAATCCTATTGATGATACAGGAATCTACTATTTCCTCCTGACCATCTTGTAAAAATCACAAACAAAAGGTATCTTGCTCTTCTCCTGTATTACATAGGATTGCAGATTTCTCCTGCAGACCATCACCTACTGGAAGCCCAGGAATCTTCAGGGACACACCACTGGTTCAGTTTTTCACAGCAATGCAAACAAAACCTCCCTTGCTATTTTACTATTTCGTactgtttcaaaaataaaacaaatggtCTGAACCTGGTTCAGCCTACATGAAACACACCTGCACGTTCTGGAGTGCCaggttttctctgctgctccctccatGGACAGTAAAACAGGGAGTACGACCTGTCACCATGCTGAAAATCCCCACAATGGCTTTCACAGCTGCATCTATGTTCAGATTGATGTGATAGCTGAGAAGAATTCAAGCAGAAGTGACTCAACTTGCATAATCTGACTATataaagcagcattaaaaaaatgtaaaaaaaccccaacacccaTCAAACATCTGCTACTATTTCAGATCTGCTATGAAGAATAACACTTTATGGAATCTGTTTCCAAATTTCTATGTCCTTCAACAAATGCTTCTAAGTTTGCCTCATATTTACACCCTTAAATAACCATGTCTGTTATACTCCTCCATAACACACCTACCAttcctcttattttttcctgttttacagTTTGAAAGCTTTCTATGAAAGCCTTTGccagaacacatttttttctccattacttCTCAATTTGTACCTGCCTATTTGCTCAGCCAGAAGTTTAGCCCTGTTGCAAGTATCCTGGGAGGAGTTCTCACTGGCCATATAGCAAGTGGTAAAGATCCTCTTGCAAAATTCCCGAGGATCCTCAGGGATGTAGGTCTCATCATGCACAATCTTGTGCACATCAGCCAGCACATCTGCATCTGAggacaaagcaaagaaaaaaaaaatagaacaagaGTGGAAATTGTTGCACTCCTGCTATCCAGGATACTCAACTATCTTGTATTCCAATGGAGCTTTGCACTGTCCCTCAGAGATAAGATGACTCCATCATTTAACTCTGCaaacatattttcatatatCAAATAAAAGAATTACTGATTTTGCTTCCAATTTTGAAGATGGAACTATTAAATCCTTTTGTTCCATGCCTTAAAAAATTCATAGAAAATATGATTCAGTATGTACAAGGATTTAGCTAAATGCATATAGTCTGCTTAAAGCCAGTTTAAGAGCCTGATCCATTCCTACTCATGTTTTGTAGTGCTGAATTTAATAGGAGAAAATTCTCATAGTAACTGAAATCCCCAAACTACATCAGCCAACATCTTGAACAACACTCTAGACAGAAACTAGTTGGAGTTCTAAAcccaaaatgaaaacttttaagCAAATTCAAAGAACCTGAAATTTGTACCCACATTTCTGAAGACATACAAAGGATTCTATCAGAGCAACTGGGCAAGAGTCCAGTCTGGCACCCAGCTCATTTTAATTTGTCCATAACCACCATATCTACTTACTTCCATTCTTGACTGCCAGGCAAACCTGGTGACACATGGAGTACACTATGCAAGCTGTAGCAGAGCTGTCAATTCCACCACTTAGGGGGAGGAGAAATCCTGCCTTGAAAACAGAGCAAGAAGTTCCAAATAGCAAAATTGGAATATCTTGTATCATTCAGCAATATGATTCTTGTATAAGAATGACATATGGATTGTTAGACTCTACTTATATtctactggggaaaaaaacaatcaaacaaacaaacaaacaaacaaactagaCCTAGTAAATCCTCTTAACTCTCTTCTTGAATGGACACTCAAACAAGTAGTCAGTGTAAATCTTTTGGctagaagaaattaatttcactgcTTGATTTAAACATGTCCATTATGCCATTTCAATATTGTAATTTGCTTAATTGCCAGCCTGTCAATTTTCcttatggaaaaaaagtgtttcaaggaaaaagaaatactctTTGTTAGGTAAGCTTGAGTGTTGCCTTCAAAGAAAGCAGGATTCCTAAGGAAAGGTCTGAAGAGTGTACTGAAGTCACACTTTACATAGAGATTTTAAGTCTGAATGAGTGAAAAACTCAAACCTTGCACCTTGGACTAGTATGACTTTGCATTAGGAGCAGCATGGGATAGCAATCTGCACTGTCCTTGTCCAAGGCAAAGAGCAAAACCAGCTGTTCTTACCTGTTTGCTGCGCCTCAGGTAGTCCCAAAGCCAACACGCAGGACCCAGGCTGAAATTACAGAAGATGCTTATTCCAGAAGTGTTATGGAAGTGTCATGACTTAAGCGTGTCAACATATGATTTTAACCCCCcttttttcaaatcaaaataGTTTTCAAGCAGCAGATTTGGTATGTGCTTACCTGATCTCCTCCTCAGGACTATGATGTCTCCACTGGATTGGCATACAAGTAGGTACAGCCACATCATCAGAACATGACAGAGCAAAATTCACTTTTACCCTTGGATAAGGATTCACCTTACTTGCCTAAGCAACAGGGCAGAAGAATTGGGAAgacataatttttaatgcagCATATACCTATAAAACATCACACCTACAGAATATTGTGAAAATTAAGACATGCTACTACTTTCTAAATTCCATAATAACTATTCAATTTTGGCAGAGTTTGCAAACATAACCTCTGTAAGGAATGCTCACCGCTAAGTTACGAGATGAAATCTCTGCTCTGTAACTTCGAACATCCTCCAAGTCCAGAGTGGCAACCAGCACCTCCTGTGGAAAGGCTTTCAACATCAGATTCTACACAAACTGCTAAATAATGTTTTGTCAGGTttgggcaagaaagaaaaagctggggAAGAAGAATGCATGCAACATTTTTCAATATGGATTTTGAAGCTCTCTCCCCAAGTCATTTCTGACTCAGATTACAAAGAGAGCACAGCTGGGTTGCTTCACTGAATGCACAAGGACACTCATAAACCACAAATTTATAGTGCTTGTCAGATGGCTGAACAGATTGACCATCAGTTGTGGCAAAGACAAAGATTCATACTGGGGAAAGAGATTAATTTGGCACAGAATGTGAGGAAACCAACAGCTTTGGTGGTAAACCTACTGAGAAAGGACTCTTTCAAGTAAAGCTCAACCTACAGAACCTTTTGTTTAACAGATCAGGTCATAATTAGAACACTGCTAActatgtcctttttttttgttagataaGGAAATACAAATTAACAGGGTGTCTCCTAAACATGGTGACTGCAGATGCAAacattttcattgtattttgtCACTTTGACAACTCTTCCTCACTCACTAAAGCAAGAAAGCTACCACATATAGGGTCTGTGCAActtaacttggaaaaaaaatggatctAGTTGAGTAGCATAGTAAAAAATGTATCGTTTTAGTCTAGAGACATGGACCTAATATTTGGAATGCCTGGGAAGTGCTGAGCTTAGATGAAGCCATACTCATTTCTGTTATAAGTAGCAGCTATAGGTTGAATGCATTACCACATCATCAAGGGAGAACTGGGATCCTTGTGCAATTGTTTCTCCATTCATGGAAATCATGGCACAGCCATCGTAATACAGACGATCACCATCACAGCCCTTCTGGTTAGCTAAAATATAGATCCCACCATTCTGGgagaaaaagaccaaaaaaatgcttttcagaattGAGCAcctgagagaaaacaaaatgttatttctctGTTCCTGTCCTTCTTCTGTTTCTACATTGTGAATACCTCAAGGCTAAGACTCTTGTACATGAtacaaacaacagaaacaaataaTCACACAAGAAAATGTAATAAGTGAGCTCTATCCTTTTCACACTGTTGGAAGACAGGAGCTttctgttactgaaaaaaagagtaatcCACTTAGGCAAAATAGAGAGGGCTTTACTTCTAAACTGAAATTCTAAGTTCAACTTCAGactgagaaaaggagaaaagatgaTGACAAAAGTTGTGTTTGGGTATCTGAGGACAGAGCTGATACTGTTAAATAGAACCCAAGCCTGTTAAATGACAGTGACAAAGCAGCTGTAtatcaaatacatttttggaGCATCAGTCTCCAAAGCTGGGAGTTAAATCTCTGAAGGACAGATTATACAGCAGGAATGCCAGTACAAAACTCTACAATAACAGCTCCCATACAAAGTTCCTTCTGGGGCTTCTCCCCACACACAGGTAGGTCTGGATCTCCTCTACTTCCATGCAAATACCAAATGGCCCCTCTTCTAGTCCACTGCTCCACTGACCAGAGAGCTGACAGAAATCCTGTGTCCTGTCACAGGACAGGAGGCTGTtctgacattattttttttatatatacctTTGCTGTGGCAGAATTCACCAAATCCACCCGGGTGTGAGCTTTCCGGAGCACATGGTGACTCCCTGAAGAGTTTGTGAAAATTTCCACACCATCAAGTCCCATTTCAATATGAGGGCTGTCAAagcaagaggcagaaaaaactTCAACTGGAAATCCTGCAGGTATCATCTGAAATCACTGACAAACAGAAACATCTTTGTCATTCTGCATCTAGCCTACTGAAATCTTTTCCATGGTGTATTTATtgatttaattatattttagcTTACTGGCACTTTCTATAAGATATACTACCTGGAAGAATAACAATTAGCAGATTTTCCCAAACACTTATTTTAAGCAGGTCCAGTTTAAGTGTTagtttactttttatttcttcttctcctttacCTGTTGGGTGCCCAGAGCTCTTCACAGATTTCTGCCCCTAGGCAGGTATCTTTGGTTGCTAGCACTGCATCACCAAAAGGAACAGtttcctgagaaaaaaacaagaacactCTTACACACATGAACTTCTGAGAATCTGTTCAATTCAAAGTTACCTACAAGTATTtgaaaaactataaaaaattaatactaatGTGGAATGAGAGACACAGTATCAATCACATCACACCTTCCCtcattttatattaaatgcAAGCAAAAAATCAGCTCTAAGCTGCAGATCTCTGGAAAGTACAGAAATTTTGAGTGGAAATTTCAGTAATATTTGGATACAATACTTTGCCACAGGACAACTGCTTTTGAATTAAAACAATCCTTAAAGCAGGGACTGCTTTTTGCTAGGAACCAAGCTTACATTTCAGCAGGAAATAACCtacatttttgttccttttgaaTAAAAAAGGTTAAagttcatttccttttttttttcctctcaaacaCATACTCATTTCTAGTCTCCAGCACAGATAAACTCAGTACCAGAAGTGTGCAAAATAAGACAACCTGAATATATAAATAGCTCAAGgacatatttatatattcaggACAAGATCCTGATTATATAAATAACTAAAGTAAATTTAAAGTTCACTTGTTATGTTgtaaaatacaaacataaaCAAGCTTAAATTATGCTCTCATTTAATGTAACTGAAAACTACCACTGAAACCTAGGAATCTCCAACATGACTGACAACAGAATTTGGTCTACTATGGTTTCATGCCACAAATTCTATTCACTTAAATTGCTGAATCTGGAATAtgctaaattttaaaagaaaaaaatccttaaaaaactTACCTGTCCAGTCACTTCCTGAATTACCTCAGGCAGAAAATATTCCTCCACTTGCCTGTATGTATGGGTCATAAATACACCATTATGTAAATCATACCATAAAAACTGATTCTAATCCCCACATTCTATCACTTGATAACAATGATTAAAGAAATTGTGTTTCAGTTGTACAGGGctgtgtatatttaaaaaaaaaaaaaaagaccttcaCACTTTTGgtgaaataaatcagaaatatgATCATAAACATCCCACTTTGCTTCAGAAATCCATGGTAAACAATGCTCCATCCCAGCTACAAACTAGACCTAACACAACATGCACGAGCAAGACCAAatgaatatttatctttttgCAGTGTTACTACATGAGTAACTCAGAACACAACTGGAATTACTGGAGTTAAGAGGACAAATGCTCAGGGGCTGGCTAAGGTGCAATTTACTGAGACCACCAAGCTAGAACCATTCTCTGACTACAGGATGAGTCCACAGCATCAGAGATGAGCATCAAGTGGATTTTGCAGCATCACAAGGTATGTAGCTTTTATCCTCTGCAGGAGTTAAAATTCTGAGAGCTCATCCATTTCACATTGGTTTTCAGATTAATATTGAACAGCATGCAGATGAAAAGCAGATATTTAGAAAGCAGACCCTGCTTTCAGATAcactgaaacacatttttcctaCTAGCTCAGCATTTCAGAGTTTGATTGTACTTAATAAACTTTTTAATTGAACTTCTATTATGTATCTAACTCTGTCTTGCTGCTTACCCTGTAGCAGCACTGATGGATTCCTATAGAGATTTCAGTCCTGCTGTGGCTGAAAAGGCAAGTTGTATTTTGGAACACAATTTTAATGGTAGCCAGCTTACCTTGCTCTATTCCACGGGGTAAACCACCTAAGTTCCCTGTAGTTTCCTGCATTTGCCAATGAGATTTTTGGTCTGATCAgaagaatttttcttaaaacataaaacaaaacagaaagggTGAGTTAAGACTTGCTGTACAGGCAAACAAAACTAAGTAGGAACACTGATTAatactaattaattttttctgttatgaGGTACATTAAACAACTCCAATAATTTTTAAGGCTTCTGTTTGCAGTCTTAAGGGTTTTCTCTGGAGTCTTTCACAAAGCAGTGGAAATTTACTTACTACgaattcagaaaggaaaaagaaataatgaaaaacattagTTGTCTCTGAAGTTTAGAAGGCATGAAAACAACTCTATCACTTTATGTAGCACTGAAGAATCTTTCTTGAAGGCCAAACAGGTCTCTGAAAGGATACACTAATTTATTGTCTCACAAAATGCATAAAGAACTACTCACTTATTTAAAAAGATCACTCGACAGTTGTATCGAACGTTTCTGTGCAGAACAGGCCTGTGAGAATAAGAAGCAACATTACCAAGGGCAAAGCTTGTTAAAGGAACTCTAAAAAGCTGCAGAATCAACTTCACTGcatgaaaactatttttatgaCAACAATTCTACAATGTATCACTGAAGGGAATTAATCAAAGCAGTATATCAAGTTTAgcctttttttaattcaaatagtTGTTTGCAAAAATCAGAGTTCCTGACCATTCTGCCAGTCCCAGATACATCAACTGCTGCCAGATCACTGGCATGcctgagaaacagaagcagaCCAGAAGAATACCCCTGGCTGGGGCTGACTGTTTTAATTAAACACGAGTTCCTGTAATACTAGCAGGCTAAGTCAAAATGCAGCCAGCTTTATGGATTTATATCAATACTAACAAGTAGGTGTAGAGATGTTAATTTCACAGTTATCACTGTTCACTGTCAACGTGTAACTTATAACAGTTTCAGTGATTTTGACATACCCATTCATGCTGCTTAAAGATGTCTGCAAGGCAAAACAAATGATGTTATCCCTGACAGTCCTCAAAGAGAGTCGATTTATAAAGCCTTTTGTGTTACACATAACACACAAAATCTTACCCATGGCAATAGGCCCCACCTATTAGTGTTCCAAACAACTGTAATTTTccaatttcttttcctgaagggCTCAACCACCAGAAAGGATTATCTTTAAGGAAGTGTTTTGCATGTTGCAGTCCTACTTAATGGAATTAAGAGTAGTGGAGTTCCTAAGATGTGTTTTAAGAAGTTTGGCCCAGAGTTCTCACTATCCAGATGCACAGCAAAGGCAGAGCTCCTTACAGACCTACCCCCTTGCCAGAAGAACACAACAAGAACTTACATTCCCACATCACAGATAATATCTTGTGTAGATGGAGACTCCAAAAGCTTTGCCAGAACTTGGAACGAATGCAGGAGCGTGTCAGACTCATAATAGTGATCTGAACAGCCATAACCACTGcatataaaaaaagaagcaatacAGAATTCAGACAGATGAGCACAAAAGCTACTTCAGACAAGGAACACCTCACCCCACACTGGCAATTCATACAGAAcatgcagcagcagtgccaacATCACCCCATCAAAGTTGAAAATTTGGTGGTGTTGCTATGATATTCCTCTCCAGGACAGCAGCCTGGGCCTAGGCAGGATTCCATGTGCTACAGCTTCCCTGAAGTCGGTAAAAAATTACCAGTTCCAGTCACGTTTTCAAGAAAACCTACAACAACCTGCTCCTCTTTGCACCGACATCCCTTGCTGAACACTTCGGGCATCAGCGTCCAGACTGCTCTCAGTAATTAACAGGGAAGACGCCAAACAGAACCACAAAGCCTTCTTACCAGATTTCCAGCTCTGGACCAAGCCGATACCGGGCTCCTTTGCTCTTTGCGATGTCAATACCTGGAAAAAGACTGGATTAAACACCCTCTGGGCTTTCAGGGCCAGCCCACCCGGTAACCGCACCGCATCCCCCAGTCCCAACCCGCTGCTGccggcaccggcaccgcccCACTCACTTCGGAAAATCCTCTGGAGGTTGCCTTCAAAATCCAGGGCCCACTGGTTGAGGGCGCAGGTGGCGACAGTCACAGCCCGGCCCATGGCGGTTCCGTCACCTCCCCCGCCGCTTCCGGGGCTGCCCGGGCCGCTCCTCCCGCCGCCCGCCACTGGCTGACCGGGGGGCGAGGGCCTCCCCTGGGCGGGGGGGCTGAGGAATTCCCGCCCCTGGAGCTCAGTGAGTGCTGGACGTGCCGGGAGCTGCTGCGTGTCCTGCTACATCCTCCCACCCTCTTCCTGCCACTCTGCAGCCTCCGAGCTCACAGTAATGCAAATacagcctttctttttctttttctttttaattttttttctcgTCTCTGCGGCTTCTTCCCTCAAAACAAGTTCAGAATGCGAGGTAACGAGAGCAGGACTCAAGGTTCTGTGCCTAATTCGAATTTCATCAGTCTGGTGTTTGATGTTTTGCTTtcaattaaatatattttacgTACTAACAAATGGTTAGTGATTAATAGCAAGAGATTTAATTTAATCATTCTAAcgtgagattttttttttcattattaaagcCCACCTATACGAATGCacaaaaaatttttaaaaattactggatgtggcactcagtgccatagtctagcaaccgcaacggtggttcaagggttgggcttgatgatctctgaggtcccttccaacccagccgattctatgattctgcatCACCAAGGCAGCTCCCAGGGTGCCAACCCCACAGGGACTTAGAGCCGAGTTTCCTGCCTCGTGTCCCTCACATCTTGGGCTGTCAGGAGCCTCCTTGCCGGGGGGGATTAGGAATTTATTCTGTATTAAACTGGCTCCTTGGACGTTCCCTTTCTTTCAAAGCCTTCATTCTTTCTAGCAGTCATTCCTGCGTGGTGGCTGAACCCACCACTCCTGAGGCCACCGCTGCTACCACCAGCTGTTTATCCAGCATCCCCTTGCAGTTAAAATCACTCTGTGCAAAACCTGTACCTCTGCCTGTACCTGTGCGTCTACCCCTGCCTCTACCTGTACCTCTGCCTGTAACCAgcgctgccgccgctgccggGAGTGCGGGACTCCCccgcgccccgccccgccctgCCCCGCCCCCTCAGCCCATGGGTTGAGCGCTCTCCACCAATGGGGAGGCGCGGAGGGGAGGGGAGCGCGGCGGGGATTGGTCAGCGCGGAGGGGCGGGGGCGTGGCCGAGATTGAGGCGAGGGGCGCGGTCCCCAGTAACGGGAGTGGCTGCGGGAGTGCGTGTCCGTGAGGCGGGAATTGCTGTGGTACCGCGTACCGGTACCGGGCTGGTGGTACCGACCGGCTGCTCTTGGTAAGCTTCCACCTGCGCCATCTCTGGGTTAGCGGGCAGAGTCCTACAGAGCGGTGGTGGTGGGTGCGTGAGAGCAGTGTTGGGCCTTGTCGAGAAGcggggatgggagggagaagtCCCGGTGTTACCGGCTCGGTGAGGTACCCGAGTACCTTGCCCGGGTAAGAGCTGAAGGCATGAGGCTTCTTGAGCCTCCTGGGCACCCCCTTGCTCTGTGCCTCTCCTGTgaaaaagaggaggctctgaggaatGCTGGATGTCAGCttaggattttcttttaaaatatatgttcaCCACCAGGGCTCTTGCCTTGTTTTTGTAGGGCAAAATCTAAaagtgtgggggtttttttgttgcatttctACTCACTCACAGGTTTTCTGCAGGGAGTCCAGAGTGTGCTGGTGAAAAGCATCAAATGCCTTTATTATTGTTGCTTTGAAGGACTTGATGTGAACTTTGCTGTGTGAATTGTGCAGATTTGTGCTCAGGCACCAAGTGGGAAGAGTTTCTAAGTGGATTGTGGGGCTGGTGTCATTTTCCCTTTACCTGTGAGCAGGGTGATGTACTTAATCCTTAAACCCTGAAGTCTGGACTCAGAGGGAAAGTGAATCTCAGGAGTTCCCTGTGCAGGTGATCCTTGATTTGTCATTTTTGCTCCAGGCTCTTCTTAAGAAGCTGACTCAGGCTTGGGGAAAGCAGCGTTTGGGGTGCAGCAAGGCTTCTATCAGTGCTCAGTAGACCCAAGCAGAGTTTCCACACCTagtgtgctgagctctgcaaatTGGATGAACTGTTTGGCTACCTGAGAGTCTAAAACAAAGCTACACCATGAAAATTCTCAGTTTAGGGTTTCTTTATTG encodes:
- the NADSYN1 gene encoding glutamine-dependent NAD(+) synthetase isoform X2, whose protein sequence is MGRAVTVATCALNQWALDFEGNLQRIFRSIDIAKSKGARYRLGPELEICGYGCSDHYYESDTLLHSFQVLAKLLESPSTQDIICDVGMPVLHRNVRYNCRVIFLNKKILLIRPKISLANAGNYRELRWFTPWNRARQVEEYFLPEVIQEVTGQETVPFGDAVLATKDTCLGAEICEELWAPNSPHIEMGLDGVEIFTNSSGSHHVLRKAHTRVDLVNSATAKNGGIYILANQKGCDGDRLYYDGCAMISMNGETIAQGSQFSLDDVEVLVATLDLEDVRSYRAEISSRNLAASKVNPYPRVKVNFALSCSDDVAVPTCMPIQWRHHSPEEEISLGPACWLWDYLRRSKQAGFLLPLSGGIDSSATACIVYSMCHQVCLAVKNGNADVLADVHKIVHDETYIPEDPREFCKRIFTTCYMASENSSQDTCNRAKLLAEQIGSYHINLNIDAAVKAIVGIFSMVTGRTPCFTVHGGSSRENLALQNVQARVRMVLAYLFAQLTLWTQGMPGGLLVLGSANVDESLRGYLTKYDCSSADINPIGGISKTDLKNFIQYCIENFQLTALRSIMSAPPTAELEPLVDGQVAQTDEVASKVKHFFRMYSINRHKMTTLTPSYHAENYSPDDNRFDLRPFLYNTTWSWQFRCIDKQVSKLEKKEGISLAEDLD
- the NADSYN1 gene encoding glutamine-dependent NAD(+) synthetase isoform X1, whose translation is MGRAVTVATCALNQWALDFEGNLQRIFRSIDIAKSKGARYRLGPELEICGYGCSDHYYESDTLLHSFQVLAKLLESPSTQDIICDVGMPVLHRNVRYNCRVIFLNKKILLIRPKISLANAGNYRELRWFTPWNRARQVEEYFLPEVIQEVTGQETVPFGDAVLATKDTCLGAEICEELWAPNSPHIEMGLDGVEIFTNSSGSHHVLRKAHTRVDLVNSATAKNGGIYILANQKGCDGDRLYYDGCAMISMNGETIAQGSQFSLDDVEVLVATLDLEDVRSYRAEISSRNLAASKVNPYPRVKVNFALSCSDDVAVPTCMPIQWRHHSPEEEISLGPACWLWDYLRRSKQAGFLLPLSGGIDSSATACIVYSMCHQVCLAVKNGNADVLADVHKIVHDETYIPEDPREFCKRIFTTCYMASENSSQDTCNRAKLLAEQIGSYHINLNIDAAVKAIVGIFSMVTGRTPCFTVHGGSSRENLALQNVQARVRMVLAYLFAQLTLWTQGMPGGLLVLGSANVDESLRGYLTKYDCSSADINPIGGISKTDLKNFIQYCIENFQLTALRSIMSAPPTAELEPLVDGQVAQTDEADMGMTYAELSIYGKLRKIAKAGPYSMFCKLINMWKEIFTPREVASKVKHFFRMYSINRHKMTTLTPSYHAENYSPDDNRFDLRPFLYNTTWSWQFRCIDKQVSKLEKKEGISLAEDLD